In the genome of bacterium, one region contains:
- the rplT gene encoding 50S ribosomal protein L20 has translation MTRIKRGVAASKRRKNLIKRAKGFDNRRSTNFRQAREALLKADSYAYRDRRNKKRDQRALWLVRLGAALRDNGTTWSKFAAILKKEGITVNRKMLSEMSIKAPAGFDKLVADLTK, from the coding sequence ATGACAAGAATCAAACGAGGCGTTGCTGCTAGCAAGCGCCGTAAAAATTTAATTAAGCGAGCCAAAGGTTTTGACAACCGACGCTCTACCAACTTCCGCCAGGCACGCGAGGCTTTGCTTAAAGCAGACAGCTATGCATACCGCGACCGCCGCAACAAAAAGCGCGACCAGCGCGCATTATGGCTTGTACGCTTAGGCGCAGCCCTCCGCGACAATGGCACTACCTGGAGCAAGTTCGCAGCAATACTTAAAAAAGAAGGCATTACCGTTAACCGTAAAATGCTTTCCGAAATGTCCATCAAGGCTCCAGCCGGATTCGACAAATTAGTAGCAGACTTAACGAAATAA
- a CDS encoding fibronectin type III domain-containing protein, which yields MPQILRTSVAVLLCIAVFSGFFTQPSLNNQAKAAVLLEDDFSGTTIDTDKWMEYENQGAGNGGSAGNVQQNGSLTVVGNNAWNSNGIKSVSTFDRSQGDINIEADWTLSNCAATTGGLTYGSWVNGTLQNNTILLNRLSGAFKLWSFNTSADVTGVTCTNGTPIHVRMVIKQAGGVDVYLNNSPTPNGSLTAGQAPNSFNNHTIQIMQYDTSTITIDNLSVTQGVDAVEPDAPTNLSATPGAGEVALTWSAPADNGGSAITDYLVEYKLSSEPTTWTTFNDGTSTTTATIVTGLTNGLSYDFRISATNLVGTGDSSEPDSATPALSVPSAPLSLAASTGVDGQASLTWSSPLTNGGSAITDYIVQYKLNSEPSTWITLNDGTSTTLAATVTGLTNGVSYNFRVAAVNEVGTGANSSSVTATPTNYALSDNFLGTTINTDKWIEVDTAGAGGTSGLVQQNNKLTTTGNNTWGGARLVSQEQYSREDSPVITTEFSFSNIGTFAAPMVYGSNTTLDAVTSNNYFILSHSSGYFFLAYGLDGGNWESLLSTGVSIVANRRYRSVMTVNPTQGVTFQLYQDSNEDNDFEDAGEDTDLLAGGVNSISLGTFSTGHFLTTSYSSTTTTSVYSVIVDVSDPAAPDAPTGLTASPSSGQVVLSWTAPGSNGGAAITDYLVEYKLTSEPTTWTTFNDGTSTTTSATVTGLTNDLSYDFRVSAVNSIGTGTASGAESATPALSAPSAPQALTADTGSSGQVGLDWDTPLSNGGAAISDYIVQYKLSSEPTTWMTFNDGTSTSTSAFVSGLVDGQSYNFKVAAVNSVGTGVFSSSITATPNSYALSDDFSGTIIDTDKWNETDSAVNGIGGSAGNVQQNNGLTVTGNDNWGTNGVESDDTFDRTDGDIEITVVMRASHCTSGNSFEFGYGDMDIINAGTSYIVTKNAGAWQLYSWNNGSSAGVTSLTGISCTADTDLTLKLVVLQEGGAEVYFNDSQTPAGTQAWGTFTNAPVWLQNYSAGVTTTFRSITVTEPAAGPGVPSITQADAGDGAV from the coding sequence TTGCCACAAATACTACGAACATCTGTCGCGGTGTTGCTGTGCATAGCTGTATTTTCAGGTTTCTTCACGCAACCATCTTTAAACAATCAGGCTAAGGCTGCTGTTTTGTTAGAGGATGATTTTTCTGGCACTACTATTGATACAGACAAATGGATGGAATACGAAAACCAAGGGGCTGGTAATGGAGGCTCTGCTGGTAATGTTCAACAGAACGGATCTTTGACTGTGGTAGGAAATAACGCATGGAATTCGAACGGCATAAAATCAGTAAGTACCTTTGACCGCAGCCAGGGCGACATTAATATAGAGGCGGATTGGACTTTAAGCAACTGCGCGGCTACCACCGGTGGTTTAACCTACGGGAGCTGGGTTAACGGCACCTTGCAAAATAACACCATTTTACTTAACCGATTAAGTGGTGCCTTTAAGCTTTGGTCTTTTAATACCTCTGCAGATGTGACAGGTGTGACTTGCACTAATGGAACACCGATTCATGTGCGCATGGTTATTAAGCAAGCAGGAGGGGTTGATGTATATTTAAATAACAGCCCAACGCCAAACGGGAGTCTGACTGCTGGACAGGCGCCGAATAGTTTCAACAATCATACTATTCAAATAATGCAGTATGACACTTCTACTATTACCATAGATAACTTGTCCGTTACTCAGGGAGTAGATGCCGTGGAGCCAGATGCTCCAACAAATTTGTCTGCGACTCCGGGAGCCGGAGAGGTGGCTTTGACATGGTCCGCACCAGCTGATAATGGAGGATCGGCGATCACAGATTATTTAGTGGAGTATAAGTTGTCTAGCGAGCCCACTACATGGACCACTTTTAACGACGGGACCTCTACTACAACCGCCACCATTGTTACAGGCTTAACCAATGGTTTGAGTTACGACTTCAGAATCTCGGCTACCAATCTGGTGGGGACTGGGGATTCATCGGAGCCCGACTCTGCGACCCCAGCGCTTTCCGTGCCTTCTGCCCCTTTGAGTCTGGCAGCAAGTACAGGAGTAGATGGTCAGGCAAGCCTGACTTGGTCTTCACCCTTAACCAACGGCGGCAGCGCGATTACCGATTATATAGTGCAGTATAAATTAAATAGCGAGCCTAGCACATGGATCACTCTTAATGATGGCACTTCAACAACATTAGCTGCCACAGTAACAGGTTTAACTAATGGTGTGAGTTATAATTTTCGCGTTGCTGCAGTCAACGAGGTTGGAACGGGAGCAAATTCTTCTAGCGTGACAGCCACTCCCACCAATTACGCCCTATCAGATAATTTTCTAGGCACCACCATTAATACCGATAAGTGGATTGAAGTAGATACAGCCGGAGCAGGGGGGACGTCCGGCTTGGTACAGCAGAATAATAAATTAACCACTACTGGGAATAACACCTGGGGGGGAGCTAGGCTGGTAAGTCAAGAACAGTACAGCAGGGAGGATTCGCCAGTAATAACCACAGAGTTTTCCTTTAGTAATATCGGCACTTTTGCTGCCCCTATGGTTTATGGTTCCAACACCACTTTAGATGCCGTGACATCTAATAATTATTTTATTTTGAGTCATTCAAGTGGTTACTTCTTCTTAGCTTACGGTTTGGATGGCGGTAATTGGGAATCATTGCTTAGCACTGGAGTATCCATAGTAGCTAACCGGCGCTATCGTTCTGTTATGACCGTGAATCCAACGCAAGGCGTCACTTTTCAGCTGTATCAAGATTCCAACGAGGATAATGATTTTGAAGATGCAGGAGAAGATACCGATCTCTTGGCTGGCGGCGTAAACTCTATAAGCTTGGGAACCTTTTCGACTGGCCATTTTTTGACCACTTCGTATAGTTCCACTACGACCACTTCTGTATATAGTGTTATTGTGGATGTATCCGATCCAGCTGCGCCTGATGCGCCAACAGGATTAACCGCCAGCCCAAGTTCAGGTCAAGTAGTATTATCATGGACTGCCCCTGGAAGTAATGGAGGCGCGGCAATTACAGACTACCTGGTCGAGTATAAGCTGACTAGTGAACCAACCACTTGGACGACTTTTAACGATGGTACGTCCACTACTACCTCTGCAACCGTAACAGGTTTAACAAATGATCTAAGCTATGATTTTAGGGTTTCAGCTGTTAATTCCATCGGGACTGGGACTGCCTCTGGCGCGGAATCGGCAACTCCGGCCTTGTCTGCCCCTTCGGCTCCCCAGGCTCTCACAGCCGACACTGGTTCTAGTGGGCAAGTTGGCTTGGATTGGGATACCCCACTGTCCAATGGTGGTGCTGCAATTTCTGACTATATTGTGCAGTATAAGCTCTCAAGCGAACCAACCACTTGGATGACTTTTAACGACGGTACGTCTACCTCTACGTCAGCGTTTGTATCTGGCTTGGTCGACGGGCAAAGCTATAATTTTAAAGTCGCGGCCGTTAACTCGGTCGGTACAGGTGTTTTTTCTTCCTCGATTACAGCAACCCCCAACAGTTACGCATTGTCCGATGACTTTAGTGGCACAATAATTGACACTGATAAGTGGAATGAAACTGATTCTGCCGTCAATGGGATAGGTGGTTCTGCAGGAAATGTCCAACAGAACAACGGGCTGACAGTAACCGGCAACGATAATTGGGGTACTAATGGCGTTGAATCTGACGATACTTTTGACCGGACCGACGGTGATATTGAAATTACAGTGGTGATGCGAGCCTCTCATTGTACTTCTGGCAATAGTTTTGAGTTTGGTTATGGTGACATGGATATCATTAACGCGGGAACAAGCTATATTGTCACGAAGAATGCTGGTGCGTGGCAATTATATTCATGGAACAACGGCTCTTCGGCTGGAGTAACAAGTTTGACTGGAATTAGTTGTACTGCCGATACGGATTTAACTCTGAAGCTAGTGGTTTTGCAAGAGGGTGGAGCCGAAGTTTATTTTAATGATTCACAGACTCCGGCAGGTACTCAAGCATGGGGAACTTTTACCAACGCTCCGGTGTGGTTGCAGAATTATTCCGCGGGAGTAACAACGACCTTTCGAAGCATAACTGTTACTGAACCGGCTGCTGGCCCTGGTGTACCATCTATTACCCAAGCAGATGCAGGGGATGGTGCAGTGTAA
- a CDS encoding PadR family transcriptional regulator: protein MGKIFLGLFELSVLACTSAMNKPYGVQIVKYIEESLGKKVSKGAMYTTLQRLKNKGYLSTEKSKITHKRGGRRRIMYCITDEGKRVLHENMQTMTDLFSALIRDSQKGAQLNLFDEKESIQGDSQSNIWTPFQGEGYQLVDLGRAAQFLLPSHKLQTELGESTVEKDLERFMFDNFGAFSATTLPTAGFWRNNQQKIVYDECRRYEVSFVGKQKIPVLLKKLADIAKHIKEDCIYFQAGQYNCLIFPKE from the coding sequence ATGGGAAAAATATTCTTAGGGCTTTTTGAACTGTCTGTGCTTGCTTGCACGAGCGCAATGAACAAACCTTATGGCGTTCAGATTGTAAAATACATCGAAGAGTCGTTAGGGAAGAAAGTTTCGAAAGGCGCAATGTACACAACCCTGCAGCGTCTCAAAAATAAAGGCTATTTAAGCACCGAAAAGAGCAAAATAACCCACAAAAGAGGCGGCCGCAGGCGCATTATGTATTGCATTACCGACGAGGGCAAAAGAGTCTTGCACGAAAATATGCAAACCATGACCGACCTCTTTTCAGCTCTGATCAGAGATAGCCAAAAAGGTGCGCAACTCAATTTATTCGACGAAAAGGAATCAATACAAGGGGACTCCCAAAGCAACATCTGGACACCATTCCAAGGCGAAGGATACCAACTTGTCGATTTGGGACGAGCCGCTCAATTTTTACTGCCTTCTCATAAGCTGCAAACCGAACTCGGCGAGAGCACTGTCGAAAAAGATCTGGAAAGGTTTATGTTCGACAATTTCGGTGCATTCAGCGCCACCACTCTGCCGACAGCCGGTTTCTGGAGAAACAATCAGCAGAAAATCGTTTACGACGAGTGTCGGAGATACGAAGTATCGTTCGTAGGCAAACAAAAAATTCCAGTGCTTCTAAAAAAGCTTGCCGATATTGCGAAGCATATCAAAGAGGATTGCATCTACTTTCAGGCCGGTCAATACAACTGCCTGATTTTCCCGAAAGAATAA
- a CDS encoding thermonuclease family protein, giving the protein MKSLFLVLVVCCFGALLIGFTIYYQNTASLVSNAANKANDKEQNVARNKPKKSKAPASRIYVKVKQVVDGDTIVLENNSRLRYIGIDTPEKNDPRKPVQCFAEQATQKNRELVEGKFIWFVHDVNEKDRYGRLLGYVYLADGTFVNLELVKSGYAFAVSYPPDVSKQAELKNAERIARENSLGLWGGCSISTTPKGRYQTNSVNQ; this is encoded by the coding sequence ATGAAATCACTATTTTTGGTGTTGGTAGTGTGCTGTTTTGGGGCTTTGCTCATAGGCTTTACCATCTATTACCAAAATACTGCTTCGCTTGTTTCCAATGCGGCCAATAAAGCGAATGATAAGGAACAAAATGTGGCCCGTAACAAGCCCAAGAAATCCAAAGCGCCGGCCAGCAGAATTTACGTTAAGGTAAAGCAGGTTGTCGACGGCGATACAATAGTCCTGGAGAACAATAGTCGTTTGCGGTATATTGGCATCGACACCCCGGAAAAAAATGATCCTCGCAAACCTGTGCAATGTTTTGCCGAGCAGGCGACTCAAAAGAATAGGGAATTAGTAGAAGGGAAGTTCATCTGGTTTGTCCATGATGTTAACGAGAAGGACCGTTACGGCCGGCTTCTGGGTTACGTTTACTTAGCTGATGGAACGTTTGTGAATCTGGAGCTGGTTAAGTCTGGCTACGCCTTTGCAGTGTCTTACCCGCCGGACGTTTCTAAGCAGGCTGAGCTGAAAAATGCCGAGCGCATTGCCCGTGAGAATAGCCTAGGATTATGGGGAGGATGTAGTATCAGCACAACGCCTAAAGGCAGGTATCAGACCAATTCGGTCAATCAATAA
- a CDS encoding translation initiation factor IF-3 — translation MQKTRVNKQITAPEIRLLNDAGEQLGIFPIAKAQELAAEYGLDLVEVSPGAQPPVVKLISFDKFKYQQKKMEQQQKKKVKKVEVKTIRLSAKIASHDIATKAKRADEFLQDGDWVKLDLRMRGREQAFVNLAEQQMELFKTSLTTPFRIEVPPKRAGNSLSMTLAPSK, via the coding sequence TTGCAAAAGACCAGAGTTAACAAGCAAATTACCGCACCGGAAATCCGTCTTCTAAACGATGCCGGCGAACAGCTGGGAATCTTCCCTATAGCTAAAGCGCAGGAATTGGCAGCTGAATACGGCTTAGATTTAGTAGAAGTGTCTCCAGGCGCACAGCCTCCTGTGGTCAAACTTATCAGTTTTGATAAGTTTAAATACCAGCAGAAGAAAATGGAGCAGCAACAAAAAAAGAAGGTTAAGAAAGTGGAAGTCAAAACCATCCGGTTGAGCGCCAAAATCGCTTCTCACGACATTGCCACTAAAGCCAAGCGCGCCGATGAATTCTTGCAGGATGGCGACTGGGTAAAACTTGACCTCCGCATGCGAGGCCGTGAACAAGCTTTTGTGAATCTGGCCGAGCAACAGATGGAACTGTTTAAAACTTCGCTTACTACCCCCTTTAGAATCGAAGTGCCCCCAAAGCGTGCTGGTAATTCACTTAGCATGACCTTGGCTCCATCAAAATAA
- a CDS encoding 50S ribosomal protein L35 produces the protein MPKAKTHQGTAKRFRKTKSGKIMHRVSGQDHFNSRETGKTTKNKRRDVTMSAANNRLKQLIVHK, from the coding sequence ATGCCTAAAGCAAAAACTCATCAAGGAACCGCCAAACGTTTCCGTAAGACCAAATCCGGCAAAATTATGCATCGCGTAAGCGGCCAGGATCACTTTAACAGCCGCGAAACTGGCAAGACCACCAAGAATAAGCGCCGTGACGTAACCATGAGCGCTGCTAACAACCGCCTTAAGCAGTTGATTGTTCACAAGTAA
- a CDS encoding YggT family protein translates to MNAYNSNATRPLYRGTQIVWYILGIIEALLAFRFVLKLLGANPNAGFTDFIYSVTYPFAAPFLAVFNITQVEGSVFEWTTLLAMLVYYLIALALIQLFVMSKPVSTPEAAVKLDNQE, encoded by the coding sequence ATGAACGCATACAACTCAAACGCTACCCGCCCCCTATACCGCGGCACGCAAATTGTCTGGTATATTCTCGGCATCATCGAAGCCCTGCTGGCATTCCGTTTTGTCCTAAAGCTGCTAGGAGCAAATCCCAATGCAGGGTTTACCGACTTCATTTATTCTGTCACCTACCCTTTTGCGGCTCCCTTCCTGGCTGTATTCAATATCACCCAGGTAGAAGGCAGCGTCTTTGAATGGACAACTTTGCTAGCGATGCTAGTCTACTACCTCATTGCCCTAGCCCTTATCCAGCTATTTGTTATGAGCAAACCAGTTTCCACGCCCGAGGCTGCGGTAAAGTTAGACAACCAAGAATAG
- a CDS encoding C39 family peptidase — protein sequence MSAQEKLFNLPLAIGIVALAVAGLFTFTKSFPASSDRSENLPDQVILPIPFSPQAPNDNWSRNEDCEETSITMANAFLSGNTSNTLESSEAQKSIDNLKIWEDANLGFNVDTGADATTRMAEGAFSLKVTQIAGFTEQDLKRELASGYPILLPINAKLIKGQQYRNEGPTYHMVVIRGYRNGKFIINDPGTERGNGNEFTFQDLHNAAADWDNHAQEMKPDRKIVLVLSK from the coding sequence ATGAGCGCACAAGAAAAACTTTTTAATTTACCTTTGGCAATTGGCATAGTCGCCCTTGCCGTGGCAGGCTTATTTACTTTTACAAAATCATTCCCTGCTTCTTCCGATCGGTCCGAGAATTTGCCCGATCAGGTAATTCTCCCCATACCCTTTAGCCCGCAAGCTCCCAATGATAACTGGAGCCGCAATGAAGACTGTGAAGAGACAAGCATCACTATGGCGAATGCGTTTTTGAGCGGCAATACTTCCAATACGCTTGAGTCAAGTGAAGCCCAAAAATCTATTGATAATTTAAAAATTTGGGAGGATGCTAATTTGGGTTTCAATGTGGATACTGGTGCGGACGCTACAACCAGAATGGCTGAAGGGGCTTTCTCTTTGAAAGTGACTCAAATAGCTGGTTTTACTGAGCAGGACCTCAAGAGAGAATTAGCTTCGGGTTATCCTATATTGCTGCCTATCAATGCCAAGCTAATAAAGGGTCAGCAGTACCGCAATGAGGGCCCCACATACCATATGGTGGTAATCCGCGGCTATCGGAATGGTAAATTTATTATTAATGATCCTGGCACAGAACGGGGGAATGGCAATGAATTCACTTTTCAGGATTTGCACAACGCAGCTGCAGATTGGGACAACCATGCTCAGGAAATGAAACCGGATAGAAAAATAGTTTTGGTTCTGTCTAAATAA
- a CDS encoding divalent metal cation transporter, producing the protein MKTEEIITKVAEAPAKALEDAIAGSEHALSSLNKPLHEAQDYWHAVGPGLTTGASDDDPSGIATYSQTGAQFGYMFLWLAPLTFPLMATIQEMCARIGMATGRGLASNIRTSYSKNVVAVLAAVLFFTNTFNLGANLGAMSKAAQLMLPGFHFLTLLLIFTIVSMGLQVFVSYSSYARFLKYLSFVLLLYIATALTLDNLPWKEIWYHTLVPHMPLTKEGFVIVTAILGTTISPYLFFWQTSQEVEERRANGKINIKLRHQSLRKKEVRRMRLDVTVGMLFSNVVMFFVIVTCAAVLFPQGIMVNTAEDAARALLPLAGQQAYTLFALGIIGTGLLAVPVLAGSAAYALAESFHWSFGLNRGLKHAQAFYGVIIFAMMFGFALNLIGINPIKALIWSAVLNGIVAPFIIYFIVKISSNRNVMGKWVNGLWSKAVGYISLVLMTVAAVGAIIAMVG; encoded by the coding sequence ATGAAAACCGAAGAAATAATAACTAAAGTTGCAGAGGCTCCTGCAAAAGCTTTAGAAGATGCCATTGCTGGCAGCGAGCACGCGCTTAGTTCTTTAAACAAGCCTTTGCATGAGGCTCAAGACTACTGGCATGCTGTTGGCCCAGGATTAACAACCGGCGCCTCCGATGATGACCCTTCTGGCATAGCGACTTACTCACAGACCGGAGCCCAGTTTGGGTATATGTTTTTATGGCTCGCGCCACTGACTTTTCCATTGATGGCTACGATTCAAGAGATGTGCGCGCGCATTGGTATGGCGACTGGTCGGGGCTTGGCGTCTAATATTCGCACTAGCTATTCTAAGAATGTGGTAGCAGTTTTGGCTGCTGTGCTTTTTTTCACTAATACTTTTAATCTGGGAGCAAATTTAGGGGCGATGTCTAAAGCTGCCCAATTAATGCTTCCCGGCTTTCACTTTCTCACCCTGCTTTTAATTTTTACGATTGTTAGTATGGGGCTGCAGGTCTTCGTTTCTTATTCCAGCTATGCAAGATTTCTAAAGTATCTCTCTTTTGTATTACTTCTATATATTGCTACAGCTCTAACTCTGGATAATCTTCCCTGGAAGGAAATCTGGTACCATACACTAGTGCCCCACATGCCTCTTACCAAAGAAGGTTTTGTTATCGTGACCGCAATACTTGGAACTACAATTTCGCCGTATCTGTTTTTTTGGCAGACTTCACAGGAAGTAGAGGAGCGTAGGGCAAACGGGAAGATTAACATCAAGCTTCGCCACCAGTCTTTGAGAAAAAAGGAAGTGCGCCGCATGCGCTTAGATGTTACTGTTGGAATGTTGTTTTCTAATGTAGTGATGTTTTTCGTGATAGTTACTTGTGCCGCCGTGCTTTTTCCTCAGGGGATCATGGTTAACACGGCCGAAGATGCGGCCAGAGCCTTGCTACCATTAGCAGGACAACAGGCTTATACTTTGTTTGCATTAGGAATTATTGGAACCGGCCTTTTGGCAGTTCCGGTACTGGCGGGTAGCGCTGCTTATGCCCTGGCTGAAAGCTTCCACTGGAGTTTCGGCCTTAATCGTGGACTCAAGCACGCGCAGGCTTTCTATGGGGTAATAATTTTTGCCATGATGTTTGGTTTTGCTCTCAACCTGATAGGTATTAACCCTATTAAGGCTCTGATTTGGTCGGCGGTGCTAAACGGTATCGTAGCGCCGTTCATTATTTATTTTATTGTTAAAATTAGCAGCAACCGCAACGTAATGGGGAAATGGGTCAACGGTCTGTGGTCTAAGGCCGTGGGGTATATATCTTTGGTCCTTATGACGGTGGCTGCTGTAGGAGCAATAATTGCCATGGTCGGCTGA
- a CDS encoding alpha/beta fold hydrolase, with translation MQKQFDGRDLTLGQVQAQTATYTRYYITYKSGSLTISGIMNIPKGTGPFPVVIMNHGYIDPAIYTNGRGLRREQDYFASRGYIVIHPDYRNHAQSGKDDNVEGNIRLGYIEDVINSIYALKAADLASANTNRIYMIGHSMGGGIAQAIMVTQPDLVEGFMLYAPVSSDARESYYRWTESRPEAVAQIKQQHGDPQTNPKFWDNMSPVNFFDKVSAPVMINHGVNDADVPLEWSQRTYDALKAKNKEVVFHQYPGEGHEFGPAWPTVMQRTIDFFNSVK, from the coding sequence ATGCAAAAACAGTTCGACGGCCGCGACTTAACTTTAGGGCAAGTGCAAGCCCAAACAGCAACGTACACCCGCTACTATATAACCTACAAAAGCGGCAGCTTAACCATTTCTGGAATAATGAATATTCCAAAAGGGACCGGTCCGTTCCCTGTGGTAATAATGAACCATGGCTACATTGATCCGGCTATCTATACCAACGGCCGCGGCCTGCGCCGGGAACAAGACTATTTTGCCAGCCGAGGCTATATCGTCATTCATCCAGACTACCGCAACCATGCGCAATCCGGCAAAGACGACAATGTCGAAGGCAACATCCGACTGGGATACATAGAAGACGTTATCAACTCCATTTACGCGCTTAAGGCAGCTGATCTTGCCTCTGCAAATACTAACCGCATTTATATGATCGGCCACTCCATGGGCGGCGGCATAGCCCAAGCCATTATGGTTACCCAACCAGACCTGGTAGAAGGCTTTATGCTCTATGCTCCAGTATCCAGCGATGCAAGAGAAAGCTATTATCGCTGGACGGAGAGCCGGCCCGAAGCAGTAGCTCAAATAAAACAGCAGCATGGCGATCCGCAAACTAATCCTAAGTTCTGGGACAACATGTCGCCGGTCAATTTCTTCGACAAAGTTTCTGCGCCGGTAATGATCAACCATGGAGTAAATGATGCCGACGTTCCGCTGGAGTGGAGCCAACGCACTTATGATGCACTGAAGGCAAAAAACAAAGAAGTTGTATTCCACCAATACCCAGGCGAAGGACACGAATTCGGGCCGGCGTGGCCGACTGTAATGCAGCGCACCATTGACTTCTTCAACTCAGTAAAGTAA